Proteins encoded within one genomic window of Citrobacter amalonaticus Y19:
- a CDS encoding ankyrin repeat domain-containing protein, with the protein MTNTSLMTDYLMAAQQGDVGKLTFCLEQGVDVNTCNRQGQTAIILASLHKKYDCVAALISAGADINQQDQTCLNPFLLSCLNNDLTLLRLILPARPDLNRLTRFGGVGLTPACEKGHLDIVNELLTQTTINVNHTNFVGWTPLLEAIVLNDGGATQQAIVALLLENGASPHMTDKYGKTPLELAREKGFEAIAQLLIAAGA; encoded by the coding sequence ATGACAAATACCAGTCTGATGACAGACTACCTAATGGCTGCGCAGCAGGGTGATGTAGGAAAATTAACTTTCTGTCTGGAACAGGGCGTGGATGTGAATACCTGTAACCGCCAGGGACAGACGGCAATTATTCTGGCGAGTCTGCATAAAAAATATGACTGTGTTGCTGCGTTAATTAGCGCAGGTGCGGATATTAATCAGCAGGATCAGACTTGTTTGAATCCTTTTTTATTGAGCTGTCTGAATAACGATCTCACACTGTTGCGTTTAATTTTACCGGCCAGGCCCGATCTTAATCGATTAACGCGTTTTGGCGGCGTGGGATTAACGCCTGCCTGTGAAAAAGGCCATCTTGATATCGTCAACGAGCTACTCACGCAGACGACGATTAATGTGAATCATACCAACTTTGTTGGCTGGACGCCGCTACTGGAAGCCATTGTGCTGAATGACGGCGGCGCCACACAGCAGGCGATTGTTGCCCTATTGCTGGAAAATGGCGCCAGTCCGCATATGACGGATAAATACGGCAAAACGCCGCTGGAACTGGCGCGGGAAAAAGGCTTTGAGGCGATCGCCCAATTGCTGATTGCCGCAGGAGCCTGA
- a CDS encoding DUF1097 domain-containing protein — protein MNGLTATGITVGICAGLWQMVSSRVGLAPGWELLGTIGFVAFCSFYAAGGSKAGFVKSLFVNYTGAVWAFLAALASGWLASASGLSSFWASVVMTVPFSAVIVWQGRFWLTSFIPGGFLGMTLFFATGLNWTVTLLGFLAGNCVGFISEYTGRKLSESTSKDSA, from the coding sequence ATGAACGGACTCACCGCAACAGGCATTACTGTCGGCATTTGTGCAGGTCTCTGGCAGATGGTGTCCTCGAGGGTTGGGCTGGCTCCAGGCTGGGAATTACTGGGAACTATCGGCTTTGTCGCGTTTTGCAGCTTCTATGCTGCCGGGGGGAGCAAAGCGGGCTTTGTGAAAAGCCTGTTTGTGAACTACACCGGCGCCGTCTGGGCTTTTCTGGCAGCACTGGCCTCCGGATGGCTGGCGTCCGCGAGCGGGCTTTCTTCGTTCTGGGCAAGTGTGGTTATGACCGTGCCGTTTTCCGCCGTTATCGTCTGGCAGGGGCGTTTCTGGTTAACCTCGTTTATTCCTGGCGGTTTCCTTGGTATGACGCTGTTTTTCGCCACCGGACTGAACTGGACGGTGACGCTACTCGGCTTTTTAGCCGGGAACTGCGTGGGTTTTATCTCGGAGTACACCGGGCGGAAACTGAGTGAATCCACATCGAAAGACAGTGCCTGA